Proteins encoded by one window of Danaus plexippus chromosome Z, MEX_DaPlex, whole genome shotgun sequence:
- the LOC116778001 gene encoding macrophage migration inhibitory factor-like, translated as MPHLRIETNVSKSKIPEDFVSKAIPILANSLGKPAQFCVVSIIPDVQMCFGGSNAPCATASLMSIGALGLNENKKHSKVLFELVEKELGIPKDRMYITYQNEPSSNVGFKGTTFHDIIG; from the exons ATGCCGCATTTAAGAATCGAAACGAATGTATCCAAAAGTAAAATACCTGAAGACTTCGTTTCTAAAGCAATTCCAATTTTAGCAAATAGTCTTGGGAAACCTGCTCAA TTTTGTGTGGTCTCAATTATTCCCGATGTTCAAATGTGTTTTGGTGGTTCCAATGCTCCATGTGCCACAGCAAGTTTAATGTCAATCGGGGCTCTTGGTctgaatgaaaacaaaaaacattcaaaagttttgtttgaattgGTTGAAAAAGAGCTGGGTATTCCTAAAGACAG aatgtATATAACATACCAAAATGAACCATCCTCCAATGTCGGTTTCAAGGGAACAACATTCCATGATATTATTGGATGA
- the LOC116778107 gene encoding E3 ubiquitin-protein ligase siah2-like isoform X4, producing the protein MGEKNSKIECNKENLSNRNQESGRQSHCTAEDVVKILETQKRLYNERLLAEQSRIYPNIQSELTYSPSTSNSYNITPTAPAEILLYTTDTQTMGAASQIIPLREQQPTQRHEYPTSGPSTSTLDSQESNKQRHNSRPNQRAASSLRQHEYPTPGPSTSTLVSQESNKQRRNSRPNQRAASSLQQTNRRAIVNCVTCKEKFGLNIYQCQNGHSSCEDCKSKMKNCGTCCEIITNMRNITLEATFASNIVDDKPKKPCIYKSRGCILHFQMDDMEAHLTDCIFRDLPCPLTNLNDACNWKGWMKNILEHLHDMHPEKCQAEVNKEMSLLLSGLDYKGFHLITLGNIPFILHIQIDITLNNISMAVLCLGTKMQASKWIYELHVYQKKTPRRKFEYIDICQPYGTPICDIITACNCAIINIDYAKTFLDAGKLTYKVYIKKKNINQ; encoded by the exons ATGGGAGAAAAGAATTCAAAAATTGAGtgtaacaaagaaaatttaagtaaCAGGAATCAAGAGAGCGGGAG GCAAAGTCATTGTACAGCAGAAGACGtcgtaaaaattttagaaactCAAAAACGGTTATATAACGAGAGACTATTGGCAGAACAAAGCAG AATATACCCCAATATACAATCAGAATTGACTTATTCACCAAGTACTTCAAATAGTTACaa TATAACACCGACCGCTCCTGCAGAGATCCTTTTATATACAACTGATACCCAAACAATGGGAGCTGCTAGCCAAATTATCCCATTGCGTGAACAGCAACCTACTCAGAG ACATGAATATCCAACTTCGGGCCCTTCAACATCCACTTTGGATTCACAAGaatcaaataaacaaagacACAATAGCAGACCAAATCAAAGAGCTGCGAGTTCCTTGCGACA ACATGAATATCCAACTCCGGGCCCTTCAACATCCACTTTGGTTTCCCAAGaatcaaataaacaaagacGCAATAGCAGACCAAATCAAAGAGCTGCGAGTTCCTTGCAACA GACAAATAGAAGAGCAATTGTTAATTGTGTTACTTGCAAGGAAAAGtttggtttaaatatttatcagtgTCAAAATGGGCACAGCTCTTGCGAAGACTGCAAATCCAAAATGAAAAATTGCGGTACATGTTGTGAAATTATCACAAATATGAGAAACATCACACTCGAGGCAACTTTTGCCTCTAACATTGTAGATGACAAG CCAAAAAAGCCGTGTATATATAAGAGTCGTGGTTGCATATTGCATTTTCAAATGGATGATATGGAGGCTCATCTGACTGATTGTATATTCAGGGATCTACCCTGCCCTTTGACTAATTTAAATGATGCCTGTAACTGGAAag GATGGATGAAGAATATTTTGGAACACCTCCATGACATGCATCCAGAAAAGTGTCAGGCTGAAGTTAACAAAGAAATGTCATTGCTGCTAAGCGGCTTGGATTACAAAGGTTTTCATTTAATCACCCTTGGAAATATCCCCTTTATACTACATATACAAATTGACATAACACTAAACAACATTTCCATGGCTGTACTGTGTCTCGGTACAAAAATGCAAGCTTCCAAATGGATCTATGAATTGCATGTATACCAAAAGAAAACTCCTCGTCGCAAATTCGAATACATCGACATTTGTCAGCCGTACGGGACACCAATCTGCGATATAATTACAGCCTGTAATTGTGCCATCATCAATATAGATTATGCAAAAACCTTCCTGGATGCTGGCAAGTTGACTTATAAGGTTTATATCaagaaaaagaatattaatcaataa
- the LOC116778107 gene encoding E3 ubiquitin-protein ligase siah2-like isoform X3 has product MGEKNSKIECNKENLSNRNQESGRQSHCTAEDVVKILETQKRLYNERLLAEQSRIYPNIQSELTYSPSTSNSYNITPTAPAEILLYTTDTQTMGAASQIIPLREQQPTQRYEYPTSGPSTSTLVSQESNKQRHNSRPNQRAASSLQQYEYPTSGPSTSTLVSQESNTQRHNSRPNQRAASSLQQHEYPTPGPSTSTLVSQESNKQRRNSRPNQRAASSLQQTNRRAIVNCVTCKEKFGLNIYQCQNGHSSCEDCKSKMKNCGTCCEIITNMRNITLEATFASNIVDDKPKKPCIYKSRGCILHFQMDDMEAHLTDCIFRDLPCPLTNLNDACNWKGWMKNILEHLHDMHPEKCQAEVNKEMSLLLSGLDYKGFHLITLGNIPFILHIQIDITLNNISMAVLCLGTKMQASKWIYELHVYQKKTPRRKFEYIDICQPYGTPICDIITACNCAIINIDYAKTFLDAGKLTYKVYIKKKNINQ; this is encoded by the exons ATGGGAGAAAAGAATTCAAAAATTGAGtgtaacaaagaaaatttaagtaaCAGGAATCAAGAGAGCGGGAG GCAAAGTCATTGTACAGCAGAAGACGtcgtaaaaattttagaaactCAAAAACGGTTATATAACGAGAGACTATTGGCAGAACAAAGCAG AATATACCCCAATATACAATCAGAATTGACTTATTCACCAAGTACTTCAAATAGTTACaa TATAACACCGACCGCTCCTGCAGAGATCCTTTTATATACAACTGATACCCAAACAATGGGAGCTGCTAGCCAAATTATCCCATTGCGTGAACAGCAACCTACTCAGAG ATATGAATATCCAACTTCGGGCCCTTCAACATCCACTTTGGTTTCCCAAGaatcaaataaacaaagacACAATAGCAGACCAAATCAAAGAGCTGCGAGTTCCTTGCAACA ataTGAATATCCAACTTCGGGCCCTTCAACATCCACTTTGGTTTCCCAAGAATCAAATACACAAAGACACAATAGCAGACCAAATCAAAGAGCTGCGAGTTCCTTGCAACA ACATGAATATCCAACTCCGGGCCCTTCAACATCCACTTTGGTTTCCCAAGaatcaaataaacaaagacGCAATAGCAGACCAAATCAAAGAGCTGCGAGTTCCTTGCAACA GACAAATAGAAGAGCAATTGTTAATTGTGTTACTTGCAAGGAAAAGtttggtttaaatatttatcagtgTCAAAATGGGCACAGCTCTTGCGAAGACTGCAAATCCAAAATGAAAAATTGCGGTACATGTTGTGAAATTATCACAAATATGAGAAACATCACACTCGAGGCAACTTTTGCCTCTAACATTGTAGATGACAAG CCAAAAAAGCCGTGTATATATAAGAGTCGTGGTTGCATATTGCATTTTCAAATGGATGATATGGAGGCTCATCTGACTGATTGTATATTCAGGGATCTACCCTGCCCTTTGACTAATTTAAATGATGCCTGTAACTGGAAag GATGGATGAAGAATATTTTGGAACACCTCCATGACATGCATCCAGAAAAGTGTCAGGCTGAAGTTAACAAAGAAATGTCATTGCTGCTAAGCGGCTTGGATTACAAAGGTTTTCATTTAATCACCCTTGGAAATATCCCCTTTATACTACATATACAAATTGACATAACACTAAACAACATTTCCATGGCTGTACTGTGTCTCGGTACAAAAATGCAAGCTTCCAAATGGATCTATGAATTGCATGTATACCAAAAGAAAACTCCTCGTCGCAAATTCGAATACATCGACATTTGTCAGCCGTACGGGACACCAATCTGCGATATAATTACAGCCTGTAATTGTGCCATCATCAATATAGATTATGCAAAAACCTTCCTGGATGCTGGCAAGTTGACTTATAAGGTTTATATCaagaaaaagaatattaatcaataa
- the LOC116778107 gene encoding E3 ubiquitin-protein ligase siah2-like isoform X2, translating to MGEKNSKIECNKENLSNRNQESGRQSHCTAEDVVKILETQKRLYNERLLAEQSRIYPNIQSELTYSPSTSNSYNITPTAPAEILLYTTDTQTMGAASQIIPLREQQPTQRHEYPTSGPSTSTLDSQESNKQRHNSRPNQRAASSLRQYEYPTSGPSTSTLVSQESNKQRHNSRPNQRAASSLQQHEYPTPGPSTSTLVSQESNKQRRNSRPNQRAASSLQQTNRRAIVNCVTCKEKFGLNIYQCQNGHSSCEDCKSKMKNCGTCCEIITNMRNITLEATFASNIVDDKPKKPCIYKSRGCILHFQMDDMEAHLTDCIFRDLPCPLTNLNDACNWKGWMKNILEHLHDMHPEKCQAEVNKEMSLLLSGLDYKGFHLITLGNIPFILHIQIDITLNNISMAVLCLGTKMQASKWIYELHVYQKKTPRRKFEYIDICQPYGTPICDIITACNCAIINIDYAKTFLDAGKLTYKVYIKKKNINQ from the exons ATGGGAGAAAAGAATTCAAAAATTGAGtgtaacaaagaaaatttaagtaaCAGGAATCAAGAGAGCGGGAG GCAAAGTCATTGTACAGCAGAAGACGtcgtaaaaattttagaaactCAAAAACGGTTATATAACGAGAGACTATTGGCAGAACAAAGCAG AATATACCCCAATATACAATCAGAATTGACTTATTCACCAAGTACTTCAAATAGTTACaa TATAACACCGACCGCTCCTGCAGAGATCCTTTTATATACAACTGATACCCAAACAATGGGAGCTGCTAGCCAAATTATCCCATTGCGTGAACAGCAACCTACTCAGAG ACATGAATATCCAACTTCGGGCCCTTCAACATCCACTTTGGATTCACAAGaatcaaataaacaaagacACAATAGCAGACCAAATCAAAGAGCTGCGAGTTCCTTGCGACA ATATGAATATCCAACTTCGGGCCCTTCAACATCCACTTTGGTTTCCCAAGaatcaaataaacaaagacACAATAGCAGACCAAATCAAAGAGCTGCGAGTTCCTTGCAACA ACATGAATATCCAACTCCGGGCCCTTCAACATCCACTTTGGTTTCCCAAGaatcaaataaacaaagacGCAATAGCAGACCAAATCAAAGAGCTGCGAGTTCCTTGCAACA GACAAATAGAAGAGCAATTGTTAATTGTGTTACTTGCAAGGAAAAGtttggtttaaatatttatcagtgTCAAAATGGGCACAGCTCTTGCGAAGACTGCAAATCCAAAATGAAAAATTGCGGTACATGTTGTGAAATTATCACAAATATGAGAAACATCACACTCGAGGCAACTTTTGCCTCTAACATTGTAGATGACAAG CCAAAAAAGCCGTGTATATATAAGAGTCGTGGTTGCATATTGCATTTTCAAATGGATGATATGGAGGCTCATCTGACTGATTGTATATTCAGGGATCTACCCTGCCCTTTGACTAATTTAAATGATGCCTGTAACTGGAAag GATGGATGAAGAATATTTTGGAACACCTCCATGACATGCATCCAGAAAAGTGTCAGGCTGAAGTTAACAAAGAAATGTCATTGCTGCTAAGCGGCTTGGATTACAAAGGTTTTCATTTAATCACCCTTGGAAATATCCCCTTTATACTACATATACAAATTGACATAACACTAAACAACATTTCCATGGCTGTACTGTGTCTCGGTACAAAAATGCAAGCTTCCAAATGGATCTATGAATTGCATGTATACCAAAAGAAAACTCCTCGTCGCAAATTCGAATACATCGACATTTGTCAGCCGTACGGGACACCAATCTGCGATATAATTACAGCCTGTAATTGTGCCATCATCAATATAGATTATGCAAAAACCTTCCTGGATGCTGGCAAGTTGACTTATAAGGTTTATATCaagaaaaagaatattaatcaataa
- the LOC116778107 gene encoding E3 ubiquitin-protein ligase siah2-like isoform X1, with protein MGEKNSKIECNKENLSNRNQESGRQSHCTAEDVVKILETQKRLYNERLLAEQSRIYPNIQSELTYSPSTSNSYNITPTAPAEILLYTTDTQTMGAASQIIPLREQQPTQRHEYPTSGPSTSTLDSQESNKQRHNSRPNQRAASSLRQYEYPTSGPSTSTLVSQESNKQRHNSRPNQRAASSLQQYEYPTSGPSTSTLVSQESNTQRHNSRPNQRAASSLQQHEYPTPGPSTSTLVSQESNKQRRNSRPNQRAASSLQQTNRRAIVNCVTCKEKFGLNIYQCQNGHSSCEDCKSKMKNCGTCCEIITNMRNITLEATFASNIVDDKPKKPCIYKSRGCILHFQMDDMEAHLTDCIFRDLPCPLTNLNDACNWKGWMKNILEHLHDMHPEKCQAEVNKEMSLLLSGLDYKGFHLITLGNIPFILHIQIDITLNNISMAVLCLGTKMQASKWIYELHVYQKKTPRRKFEYIDICQPYGTPICDIITACNCAIINIDYAKTFLDAGKLTYKVYIKKKNINQ; from the exons ATGGGAGAAAAGAATTCAAAAATTGAGtgtaacaaagaaaatttaagtaaCAGGAATCAAGAGAGCGGGAG GCAAAGTCATTGTACAGCAGAAGACGtcgtaaaaattttagaaactCAAAAACGGTTATATAACGAGAGACTATTGGCAGAACAAAGCAG AATATACCCCAATATACAATCAGAATTGACTTATTCACCAAGTACTTCAAATAGTTACaa TATAACACCGACCGCTCCTGCAGAGATCCTTTTATATACAACTGATACCCAAACAATGGGAGCTGCTAGCCAAATTATCCCATTGCGTGAACAGCAACCTACTCAGAG ACATGAATATCCAACTTCGGGCCCTTCAACATCCACTTTGGATTCACAAGaatcaaataaacaaagacACAATAGCAGACCAAATCAAAGAGCTGCGAGTTCCTTGCGACA ATATGAATATCCAACTTCGGGCCCTTCAACATCCACTTTGGTTTCCCAAGaatcaaataaacaaagacACAATAGCAGACCAAATCAAAGAGCTGCGAGTTCCTTGCAACA ataTGAATATCCAACTTCGGGCCCTTCAACATCCACTTTGGTTTCCCAAGAATCAAATACACAAAGACACAATAGCAGACCAAATCAAAGAGCTGCGAGTTCCTTGCAACA ACATGAATATCCAACTCCGGGCCCTTCAACATCCACTTTGGTTTCCCAAGaatcaaataaacaaagacGCAATAGCAGACCAAATCAAAGAGCTGCGAGTTCCTTGCAACA GACAAATAGAAGAGCAATTGTTAATTGTGTTACTTGCAAGGAAAAGtttggtttaaatatttatcagtgTCAAAATGGGCACAGCTCTTGCGAAGACTGCAAATCCAAAATGAAAAATTGCGGTACATGTTGTGAAATTATCACAAATATGAGAAACATCACACTCGAGGCAACTTTTGCCTCTAACATTGTAGATGACAAG CCAAAAAAGCCGTGTATATATAAGAGTCGTGGTTGCATATTGCATTTTCAAATGGATGATATGGAGGCTCATCTGACTGATTGTATATTCAGGGATCTACCCTGCCCTTTGACTAATTTAAATGATGCCTGTAACTGGAAag GATGGATGAAGAATATTTTGGAACACCTCCATGACATGCATCCAGAAAAGTGTCAGGCTGAAGTTAACAAAGAAATGTCATTGCTGCTAAGCGGCTTGGATTACAAAGGTTTTCATTTAATCACCCTTGGAAATATCCCCTTTATACTACATATACAAATTGACATAACACTAAACAACATTTCCATGGCTGTACTGTGTCTCGGTACAAAAATGCAAGCTTCCAAATGGATCTATGAATTGCATGTATACCAAAAGAAAACTCCTCGTCGCAAATTCGAATACATCGACATTTGTCAGCCGTACGGGACACCAATCTGCGATATAATTACAGCCTGTAATTGTGCCATCATCAATATAGATTATGCAAAAACCTTCCTGGATGCTGGCAAGTTGACTTATAAGGTTTATATCaagaaaaagaatattaatcaataa